The genomic interval CTGTTCAGTATTGATATTTTCACCACTTGTTTTTTGTTTTGTTTTTTCCCTTGCTTCTGCTTCTTCAGGATTTTTGGGGATTCTTTCCCATATTTTTTCATAATCTTTCTCAAAGATTGCTTTGTTAAGGTATTTTGTCCAGACATCTTTCTTTATCTCAATTGCAGACTTATAAATTTTACCGTTTGCTTTAAAATAATTAACATGAAACCCCTCTTTCAGTATTCTTGCCCTGTCGTACCCTTTGTAACTGTAAAAAACAACAAGAGTTTCATTATCTTTAAACCAGAACATAAG from Thermotomaculum hydrothermale carries:
- a CDS encoding SHOCT domain-containing protein, which codes for MFWFKDNETLVVFYSYKGYDRARILKEGFHVNYFKANGKIYKSAIEIKKDVWTKYLNKAIFEKDYEKIWERIPKNPEEAEAREKTKQKTSGENINTEQKTISIEEMQKELERLKNMLDKKLITKEEYEMLKKNVLKKAGL